From Salvia splendens isolate huo1 chromosome 3, SspV2, whole genome shotgun sequence, a single genomic window includes:
- the LOC121793590 gene encoding uncharacterized protein LOC121793590 isoform X2, with the protein MRRRFKPKTGFPLTKTAGDIARNRRFQKPSEISKAKRVRFDDAETDASSGGHEAAQSPKCGGPKTSEYAYFRKVKEGAVNGHFHALHKENEQLKSYKICDLPRVTNKESEELDPGIKDRNLSISGESAGPSGHKPFVSSPVSRYGESNEIRKLTHKTKQRSSLLTETATPVKKFLISSRLNQATENFDLPCPEDECNEKGIFYEKRKKLRQWVAHTTSSEVGKLHGKRSDLVSSLMSRLIPKGNGNSYSSKENADITSESLTIYEPDNMVKGLPLSHKSDCHKELPKVSSERSSEIVLREWDRFDNGFTSNCREEGDLQLTMDRCRRSSEVVLREWDSFDSGFPFNYDKEGDHQKTMDRCGRSRSSEIVPMELDSFHPEFPFNYYKEYLQNKTMDPDQHSSSRICNSYDTRLGYSFCLPFESFRSLGAFHFKYPDESGPIVGHGREEHYRNSLEWDFGLEKGRFDHGTRQDVCHRLANDWKQQGIVDNVLDTEGFCPSPLFSSCCLIKPLPNYVSTGCLMREVQPLFDDVKYGMVKPGQFSLSFPNSPKRITLAEDKNADNDLPYSNILSSYRDPRLPNKVLDCRPHSDNWWKCSSAPEFSTEDFPQGNPAWQFPQTKNDSFSLSLLREAPAESYTSLSEGAFNHYPSTLHSPLDTFMNCPLLLNHASQDIHDQELCSDDYSNEMEYSRYM; encoded by the exons ATGAGACGAAGGTTCAAACCAAAAACTGGATTTCCACTTACCAAAACTGCCGGAGACATCGCTCGAAATCGTCGATTCCAGAAGCCGTCTG AGATTAGTAAGGCTAAGAGAGTGAGATTCGACGATGCTGAAACGGATGCTTCTTCTGGAGGGCATGAAGCTGCTCAGTCTCCGAAAT GTGGTGGTCCCAAAACTTCAGAATATGCATATTTTAGGAAAGTGAAGGAAGGTGCTGTTAATGGTCATTTCCATGCACTGCATAAAGAAAATGAACAGTTGAAGAGCTACAAAATCTGCGACCTTCCTAGAG TGACTAATAAAGAATCTGAAGAGCTTGATCCTGGCATTAAAGACCGCAACTTGTCCATTTCTGGAGAAAGTGCAGGGCCATCTGGCCATAAGCCTTTTGTTTCATCTCCTGTCAGTAGATATGGTGAATCTAATGAGATTAGAA AGCTGACTCACAAGACCAAACAGAGGTCATCATTGCTTACTGAAACTGCTACACCTGTCAAAAAATTTCTGATCTCGTCCCGGTTGAATCAAGCAACAGAGAA TTTTGATTTGCCTTGTCCAGAGGATGAATGCAATGAGAAAGgaattttttatgaaaagagaaagaaattaCGCCAGTGGGTTGCTCATACTACCTCTTCTGAAGTTGGGAAGCTCCATGGAAAGCG GTCTGATTTGGTTTCTTCCCTCATGTCCCGGCTGATTCCTAAGGGGAATGGGAACAGT TATTCATCAAAAGAAAATGCTGATATTACTAGTGAATCCCTCACAATTTATGAGCCTGATAACATGGTGAAGGGGCTTCCTTTGTCCCATAAAAGCGACTGCCATAAGGAACTCCCGAAAGTTTCTTCTGAAAGATCAAGTGAGATTGTACTCAGAGAATGGGATAGGTTTGACAATGGATTTACTTCCAATTGTCGTGAAGAGGGTGATCTTCAATTAACCATGGATCGGTGTCGAAGATCAAGTGAGGTTGTACTCAGAGAATGGGATAGCTTTGACTCTGGATTTCCTTTCAATTATGACAAAGAGGGTGATCATCAGAAAACCATGGATCGTTGTGGAAGATCAAGATCAAGTGAGATTGTACCCATGGAATTGGATAGCTTTCACCCTGAGTTTCCTTTCAATTACTACAAAGAGTATCTTCAAAACAAAACCATGGATCCTGATCAACATTCAAGCAGTCGTATATGCAACAGTTATGACACACGGCTTGGTTATTCTTTCTGCTTACCTTTTGAAAGCTTTAGATCATTGGGTGCCTTTCATTTCAAATATCCTGATGAAAGTGGTCCTATAGTTGGACATGGAAGAGAGGAACATTATAGAAACTCACTGGAATGGGATTTTGGATTGGAAAAGGGTAGATTTGACCATGGTACCAGGCAGGATGTGTGCCACAGGCTAGCCAATGATTGGAAACAGCAGGGAATAGTGGATAATGTGCTTGATACCGAAGGATTTTGCCCCTCGCCCTTATTTTCAAGCTGTTGTTTAATCAAACCATTGCCAAATTATGTTTCAACTGGCTGTTTAATGCGCGAGGTCCAACCACTATTCGATGATGTGAAGTATGGAATGGTAAAACCAGGGCAATTTTCTCTATCTTTTCCCAACAGTCCAAAACGCATCACTTTGGCGGAGGATAAGAATGCAGATAATGATCTTCCTTACAGCAACATTCTATCGTCTTACAGAGACCCAAGATTGCCTAACAAGGTTTTGGATTGCAGGCCTCATAGCGACAATTGGTGGAAGTGCTCGTCAGCTCCAGAATTCTCCACAGAAGATTTTCCACAAGGCAATCCTGCTTGGCAGTTTCCACAAACTAAGAATGATTCGTTTTCCCTTTCTTTGCTCAGGGAAGCCCCTGCAGAATCATATACCTCTTTGTCTGAAGGTGCATTCAACCACTATCCCTCTACTCTTCACTCACCTCTTGATACATTCATGAATTGCCCTTTGTTGCTCAATCATGCTAGCCAAGATATCCATGATCAAGAACTATGTTCTGATGATTATAGCAATGAAATGGAATACTCTAGATATATGTAG
- the LOC121793590 gene encoding uncharacterized protein LOC121793590 isoform X3, which produces MRRRFKPKTGFPLTKTAGDIARNRRFQKPSEISKAKRVRFDDAETDASSGGHEAAQSPKLTNKESEELDPGIKDRNLSISGESAGPSGHKPFVSSPVSRYGESNEIRSKELTHKTKQRSSLLTETATPVKKFLISSRLNQATENFDLPCPEDECNEKGIFYEKRKKLRQWVAHTTSSEVGKLHGKRSDLVSSLMSRLIPKGNGNSYSSKENADITSESLTIYEPDNMVKGLPLSHKSDCHKELPKVSSERSSEIVLREWDRFDNGFTSNCREEGDLQLTMDRCRRSSEVVLREWDSFDSGFPFNYDKEGDHQKTMDRCGRSRSSEIVPMELDSFHPEFPFNYYKEYLQNKTMDPDQHSSSRICNSYDTRLGYSFCLPFESFRSLGAFHFKYPDESGPIVGHGREEHYRNSLEWDFGLEKGRFDHGTRQDVCHRLANDWKQQGIVDNVLDTEGFCPSPLFSSCCLIKPLPNYVSTGCLMREVQPLFDDVKYGMVKPGQFSLSFPNSPKRITLAEDKNADNDLPYSNILSSYRDPRLPNKVLDCRPHSDNWWKCSSAPEFSTEDFPQGNPAWQFPQTKNDSFSLSLLREAPAESYTSLSEGAFNHYPSTLHSPLDTFMNCPLLLNHASQDIHDQELCSDDYSNEMEYSRYM; this is translated from the exons ATGAGACGAAGGTTCAAACCAAAAACTGGATTTCCACTTACCAAAACTGCCGGAGACATCGCTCGAAATCGTCGATTCCAGAAGCCGTCTG AGATTAGTAAGGCTAAGAGAGTGAGATTCGACGATGCTGAAACGGATGCTTCTTCTGGAGGGCATGAAGCTGCTCAGTCTCCGAAAT TGACTAATAAAGAATCTGAAGAGCTTGATCCTGGCATTAAAGACCGCAACTTGTCCATTTCTGGAGAAAGTGCAGGGCCATCTGGCCATAAGCCTTTTGTTTCATCTCCTGTCAGTAGATATGGTGAATCTAATGAGATTAGAAGTAAAG AGCTGACTCACAAGACCAAACAGAGGTCATCATTGCTTACTGAAACTGCTACACCTGTCAAAAAATTTCTGATCTCGTCCCGGTTGAATCAAGCAACAGAGAA TTTTGATTTGCCTTGTCCAGAGGATGAATGCAATGAGAAAGgaattttttatgaaaagagaaagaaattaCGCCAGTGGGTTGCTCATACTACCTCTTCTGAAGTTGGGAAGCTCCATGGAAAGCG GTCTGATTTGGTTTCTTCCCTCATGTCCCGGCTGATTCCTAAGGGGAATGGGAACAGT TATTCATCAAAAGAAAATGCTGATATTACTAGTGAATCCCTCACAATTTATGAGCCTGATAACATGGTGAAGGGGCTTCCTTTGTCCCATAAAAGCGACTGCCATAAGGAACTCCCGAAAGTTTCTTCTGAAAGATCAAGTGAGATTGTACTCAGAGAATGGGATAGGTTTGACAATGGATTTACTTCCAATTGTCGTGAAGAGGGTGATCTTCAATTAACCATGGATCGGTGTCGAAGATCAAGTGAGGTTGTACTCAGAGAATGGGATAGCTTTGACTCTGGATTTCCTTTCAATTATGACAAAGAGGGTGATCATCAGAAAACCATGGATCGTTGTGGAAGATCAAGATCAAGTGAGATTGTACCCATGGAATTGGATAGCTTTCACCCTGAGTTTCCTTTCAATTACTACAAAGAGTATCTTCAAAACAAAACCATGGATCCTGATCAACATTCAAGCAGTCGTATATGCAACAGTTATGACACACGGCTTGGTTATTCTTTCTGCTTACCTTTTGAAAGCTTTAGATCATTGGGTGCCTTTCATTTCAAATATCCTGATGAAAGTGGTCCTATAGTTGGACATGGAAGAGAGGAACATTATAGAAACTCACTGGAATGGGATTTTGGATTGGAAAAGGGTAGATTTGACCATGGTACCAGGCAGGATGTGTGCCACAGGCTAGCCAATGATTGGAAACAGCAGGGAATAGTGGATAATGTGCTTGATACCGAAGGATTTTGCCCCTCGCCCTTATTTTCAAGCTGTTGTTTAATCAAACCATTGCCAAATTATGTTTCAACTGGCTGTTTAATGCGCGAGGTCCAACCACTATTCGATGATGTGAAGTATGGAATGGTAAAACCAGGGCAATTTTCTCTATCTTTTCCCAACAGTCCAAAACGCATCACTTTGGCGGAGGATAAGAATGCAGATAATGATCTTCCTTACAGCAACATTCTATCGTCTTACAGAGACCCAAGATTGCCTAACAAGGTTTTGGATTGCAGGCCTCATAGCGACAATTGGTGGAAGTGCTCGTCAGCTCCAGAATTCTCCACAGAAGATTTTCCACAAGGCAATCCTGCTTGGCAGTTTCCACAAACTAAGAATGATTCGTTTTCCCTTTCTTTGCTCAGGGAAGCCCCTGCAGAATCATATACCTCTTTGTCTGAAGGTGCATTCAACCACTATCCCTCTACTCTTCACTCACCTCTTGATACATTCATGAATTGCCCTTTGTTGCTCAATCATGCTAGCCAAGATATCCATGATCAAGAACTATGTTCTGATGATTATAGCAATGAAATGGAATACTCTAGATATATGTAG
- the LOC121793590 gene encoding uncharacterized protein LOC121793590 isoform X1, translating into MRRRFKPKTGFPLTKTAGDIARNRRFQKPSEISKAKRVRFDDAETDASSGGHEAAQSPKCGGPKTSEYAYFRKVKEGAVNGHFHALHKENEQLKSYKICDLPRVTNKESEELDPGIKDRNLSISGESAGPSGHKPFVSSPVSRYGESNEIRSKELTHKTKQRSSLLTETATPVKKFLISSRLNQATENFDLPCPEDECNEKGIFYEKRKKLRQWVAHTTSSEVGKLHGKRSDLVSSLMSRLIPKGNGNSYSSKENADITSESLTIYEPDNMVKGLPLSHKSDCHKELPKVSSERSSEIVLREWDRFDNGFTSNCREEGDLQLTMDRCRRSSEVVLREWDSFDSGFPFNYDKEGDHQKTMDRCGRSRSSEIVPMELDSFHPEFPFNYYKEYLQNKTMDPDQHSSSRICNSYDTRLGYSFCLPFESFRSLGAFHFKYPDESGPIVGHGREEHYRNSLEWDFGLEKGRFDHGTRQDVCHRLANDWKQQGIVDNVLDTEGFCPSPLFSSCCLIKPLPNYVSTGCLMREVQPLFDDVKYGMVKPGQFSLSFPNSPKRITLAEDKNADNDLPYSNILSSYRDPRLPNKVLDCRPHSDNWWKCSSAPEFSTEDFPQGNPAWQFPQTKNDSFSLSLLREAPAESYTSLSEGAFNHYPSTLHSPLDTFMNCPLLLNHASQDIHDQELCSDDYSNEMEYSRYM; encoded by the exons ATGAGACGAAGGTTCAAACCAAAAACTGGATTTCCACTTACCAAAACTGCCGGAGACATCGCTCGAAATCGTCGATTCCAGAAGCCGTCTG AGATTAGTAAGGCTAAGAGAGTGAGATTCGACGATGCTGAAACGGATGCTTCTTCTGGAGGGCATGAAGCTGCTCAGTCTCCGAAAT GTGGTGGTCCCAAAACTTCAGAATATGCATATTTTAGGAAAGTGAAGGAAGGTGCTGTTAATGGTCATTTCCATGCACTGCATAAAGAAAATGAACAGTTGAAGAGCTACAAAATCTGCGACCTTCCTAGAG TGACTAATAAAGAATCTGAAGAGCTTGATCCTGGCATTAAAGACCGCAACTTGTCCATTTCTGGAGAAAGTGCAGGGCCATCTGGCCATAAGCCTTTTGTTTCATCTCCTGTCAGTAGATATGGTGAATCTAATGAGATTAGAAGTAAAG AGCTGACTCACAAGACCAAACAGAGGTCATCATTGCTTACTGAAACTGCTACACCTGTCAAAAAATTTCTGATCTCGTCCCGGTTGAATCAAGCAACAGAGAA TTTTGATTTGCCTTGTCCAGAGGATGAATGCAATGAGAAAGgaattttttatgaaaagagaaagaaattaCGCCAGTGGGTTGCTCATACTACCTCTTCTGAAGTTGGGAAGCTCCATGGAAAGCG GTCTGATTTGGTTTCTTCCCTCATGTCCCGGCTGATTCCTAAGGGGAATGGGAACAGT TATTCATCAAAAGAAAATGCTGATATTACTAGTGAATCCCTCACAATTTATGAGCCTGATAACATGGTGAAGGGGCTTCCTTTGTCCCATAAAAGCGACTGCCATAAGGAACTCCCGAAAGTTTCTTCTGAAAGATCAAGTGAGATTGTACTCAGAGAATGGGATAGGTTTGACAATGGATTTACTTCCAATTGTCGTGAAGAGGGTGATCTTCAATTAACCATGGATCGGTGTCGAAGATCAAGTGAGGTTGTACTCAGAGAATGGGATAGCTTTGACTCTGGATTTCCTTTCAATTATGACAAAGAGGGTGATCATCAGAAAACCATGGATCGTTGTGGAAGATCAAGATCAAGTGAGATTGTACCCATGGAATTGGATAGCTTTCACCCTGAGTTTCCTTTCAATTACTACAAAGAGTATCTTCAAAACAAAACCATGGATCCTGATCAACATTCAAGCAGTCGTATATGCAACAGTTATGACACACGGCTTGGTTATTCTTTCTGCTTACCTTTTGAAAGCTTTAGATCATTGGGTGCCTTTCATTTCAAATATCCTGATGAAAGTGGTCCTATAGTTGGACATGGAAGAGAGGAACATTATAGAAACTCACTGGAATGGGATTTTGGATTGGAAAAGGGTAGATTTGACCATGGTACCAGGCAGGATGTGTGCCACAGGCTAGCCAATGATTGGAAACAGCAGGGAATAGTGGATAATGTGCTTGATACCGAAGGATTTTGCCCCTCGCCCTTATTTTCAAGCTGTTGTTTAATCAAACCATTGCCAAATTATGTTTCAACTGGCTGTTTAATGCGCGAGGTCCAACCACTATTCGATGATGTGAAGTATGGAATGGTAAAACCAGGGCAATTTTCTCTATCTTTTCCCAACAGTCCAAAACGCATCACTTTGGCGGAGGATAAGAATGCAGATAATGATCTTCCTTACAGCAACATTCTATCGTCTTACAGAGACCCAAGATTGCCTAACAAGGTTTTGGATTGCAGGCCTCATAGCGACAATTGGTGGAAGTGCTCGTCAGCTCCAGAATTCTCCACAGAAGATTTTCCACAAGGCAATCCTGCTTGGCAGTTTCCACAAACTAAGAATGATTCGTTTTCCCTTTCTTTGCTCAGGGAAGCCCCTGCAGAATCATATACCTCTTTGTCTGAAGGTGCATTCAACCACTATCCCTCTACTCTTCACTCACCTCTTGATACATTCATGAATTGCCCTTTGTTGCTCAATCATGCTAGCCAAGATATCCATGATCAAGAACTATGTTCTGATGATTATAGCAATGAAATGGAATACTCTAGATATATGTAG